The DNA region GGTGATCATCACTCCACCCGCCGTGGCCAAGGAGCTCATGAGACTGCTCAAGTCCCATGCCGAGGCGGCCTCCCCACATCACCTTCTCCATCTGATCGGCCCAGGTCTCTTCGGCATGATTGGTGCCTTTGTGGCGGGCCTGCTCGCTCTCCGGCTGCTCTCCTCCTGGTTGGAGAAAGGTCACTGGGCATGGTTCGGCTATTACTGCATCGCCTTCTCGGGCTTTGTTTTCTTTCTCGCCTCCCGCGGATACTAACGATACATCACAACTCATGAAGTTCTTCACCCTTCCCCTCTTATCTCTCCTATTGGCGGCTCTTGTCTTGTCCGGCTGCTCGTCAGGCCAGAACAAGGAGACACTGCTGAGTGCTGCCGGATTCCGCACGGTCGTGCCGACCACTCCCAAGCAGATCGCCCAACTCAAGACCCTCCCCCAGCTGAAGGTCACCCCAGTCACAAAGAACGGAAAGACGGCTTTCCTGTTTGCGGATGCCTCTCGCAACACCCTCTTGATCGGAAACCAAAAACAGTACACCGCTTATCAGCAGTATGCCCTCCAGTATAAAATGCAGCAGGACAAGGAGGCGACCGCCGCTCTCAATGCCGATGCCTCGCAGTGGGGCTGCTGGGGTGGGATGGATGGACCGTTCTGGGGACCGGGCTTCTATTAATCGTTACAAGTCCCCATCTTGGACCCAATGTTCGTGAAGCACTCAGCGATCCTACTTCTCTGTATGGCCGGACTGGTGGCCTGCTCGAATCTGAGCGATAAAAGGACCCTCTTGGCCGCTGCAGGATTCAAGACGATTCCAGCGACGACTCCAGCTCAGTTAGCAAAGCTCAATTCCCTGAAATCCGGGAAAGTGGTTCCCTTGGTTGGCAAGAAAGGAACTGTTTATGTCTTCGCTGATACGGCGCGTAAGACTCTTTTGGCAGGGAATTCATCCCAATATGAGGCATACCGCAAGCTGAAAGTAAGTCAGCAGAAAATCGATGCGAAGCTCTTGGATGCCCAGGTCAACATGGATGATAGCGACTGGAACGCTTGGGGACCAGCGCTTGGCTATGGTAACGGTTGGACCGTGGCTTCCGATCCTCTCTAATTAGTCAAACTGACGCCCGCCCCCACATTCTCTCCCCTTCTCATGATAGCTCATGAGTAATGGCAAAAGAGAGAACCTATTAAGCCAAACTACTCGCTAGGAGTAAACTGGGTGATCTTTGTACCCTGAATGCCCAGTCCGGCCATCAACCCCTTCTGGCCGAAGAAGAAGGCGAAAATTCCCTTCTGCATGGTGGTGGTGGACATAGAAGAAGTGAATCCCTCATCGGCAACGACCAGTGATGGAGCGCCACCAAGCTCAAATCCTCCGCTCTTGTTAAGATAATGAAGGGAGTGTTCGTCCATGAAGAAGAGGGCGTAGGAAAACTTCTGGATGCCCGCCTGCAGTCCATAGGAGACGGCCGACGTATTGAAGTATCCGGCGACATGACCATCCTTGAAAAGAACTCCGTTGCCAGTCTGCGCCCCGCCGATGAATCCTGCCTTGTAAACAGCGGGAAAAATTAAGACCGCAATCGATTTCTCGCTGATCGCCCGGGCCCCGGGGTTATTCCTGTAAAGTCTGTGGAGTGCTTTCTCCGACTGATACCTGAGTTCCGAAGCCGTCTCGGCCTTGGCTTGAGGAATCAGCAGCAGGGTGGCGACGACAGCTAAGGCGGCAATGAAACTGAGATGAAGTGTCTTCATGGATGATATTGGTATAGGGTTATAGAAAATTCAATCAGCGCCGGAGTTGCATCTGGACCTCGGCATTGTTCATGGAGAGATCAAGGATGCGCTGGCCCGGCAGCGTCTTGGTGCTGAGGCAATCGAGGTTCCCGTCACGACCAATAACAATAACGGCAAATCCTTTGGTCACATCATAAACGGACGCCACGGCCGCAGGGTCATCCACAAGAATGAACGGGATATTGGAGGGGATGCGCCCTCCCTCCGAGGTAAAAGCGGCAAAGAAAAGCATCCCTTGGGAAGCAAGGCGCTCGTAGCGGCCCTTGAGTTCCTTCATCTGGGAACGGAAAGCTCGGTCCTTGGGCGAAGATGCAATGAGCAGAACGACAGGTTTACCCTTGAGTGAGGCAAGCGTGATCTTGCGACCGGCCGATGCACCTCCGGTAAAACCCGGTGCGGCGTTGACCACCAGAGAATCCTTCGCGAGCAGCTTTATCCCATTTGCTTCCAGGATCAGCGATGTGATCAGGAAGAGAACGATACTCCTGAAACGTGCGGCACTCTTCATGAAGGATCGGCAGCTAGTAAAGTAAAACCCGTGACGACTTAGACAGTCATGAGCTCGGCTTCCTTGTGGGAGACGTGCTTGTCAATCGACTCGACCTGCTTGTCGGTGAGCTTCTGGATCTCCTTCTCGGAGCGCTCAAGATCATCCTCGGTGATGACTCCCTCCTTCTGAAGTTTTTTTGCACCCTCCATCGCCTCACGGCGGCAAGCACGCACACGGACACGCGTCTCTTCGGCGATCTTGTTAATGGTCTTCACAAGATCCTTCCGACGCTCCTCGGAAAGCTCGGGAATGCGCAGGCGGATGAGCTTTCCGTCGACTGCGGGATTAATGCCGATCTTGCTTTCCTGGAGGGCCCGCTCGATATCCTGGACGGTTCCAGCATCGAAGGGCTGGATCACGAGTAACCTGGGCTCGGGAGAGGTAATGAGGGCAAGTTGCTTCAGCTTCATGCTGCTGCCGTAGGCTGTGACATCGATGTTCTCAACAAGGGCCGGTGAGGCCTTTCCGGTGCGGATCGCATTGAACTCATGCATCATGAATTCTCCGGCTTTCTCCATGCCGGCTTCGGCTTCAAAAAGGACTTCTTCTGCGCTCATAGTCTGTGGTGTGGTGAAGGGTGAATTAGGGAAATTTCCCTAGAGGGCTGGCGTGGTATCCGACACGAGGGTTCCGATAGCTTCGCCGCGTACAGCACGCAGGATATTCGCGGGATCGGACATGTCAAAAACGATGATCGGCATGGCATTGTCCATGCAGAGGGAAAAAGCCGTCGAGTCCATCACCTCCAGGCGGCGACTCAAGGCTTCCGAGTAAGTCAGGGTATCGAAACGCTTCGCCTCAGGGTTCTTCATGGGATCGGAGTCGTAGATTCCGTCAACCTTGGTTGCCTTGAGGATGATATCGGCACCGATCTCATTGGCACGGAGCGCGGCGGTCGTGTCGGTCGAGAAGAAAGGATTGCCGGTACCCGCGACGAAAATAACGATGTGGCCGTTCTCCAGATGGCGGATAGCCCGGCGAACAATGAAGGGTTCCGCAACGTTGTTCATCTGGATGGCGGTCTGGACGCGCGTGGAATGGCCCAGATCCTCCAGGGCACTCATCAGCGCCATCCCATTGATCACCGTGGCAAGCATCCCCATGTAATCCGCCGTGGCACGATTCATCCCCCGATGGCTTGCAGCGAGTCCGCGCCAGATGTTCCCTCCCCCAACGACAACAGCAACCTCCACACCCATCTTGCTGACCTCGGCAATGGAGGCCGCCACTTTCTGCACGATCTGGGGCGAGACGCTGTCAGAACTCCCCTTCTCCTTCAGTGCCTCACCACTGATCTTGAGGACGATGCGGCTGTATTTCGGCGAAGACGACAAGGTATCGGACATGAGGACAAATCAAACCGCAGGAGAGGCCCGAGGCAAAGTCAAATCGGCACCATCAAATCCTTCCAACCATGCCTTTACGGGCCAGTTTTCAGCGCTCGACCGCGCGCAAAGGCGGCCGAATGCATCCGTGCCTTTCCCTCGGGCTGGATCATTCGAAGCAGAAGCCCCCCCTCACCGCAGGCGACAAGCACTCCTCGTTCATCGACCCGGAGAATGCTGCCCGGCTTTCCCGAGGCCTTCCGGGCAAGGATTGCCGAATGAATCTTGAGAGAAATCACCTCTCCAGTGGCCGCATGAAGAGTCGCGACGGCAGCAGGCCTCGGTTGAAGGGAGCGGATTTTCTGTTCGAGCCCGACTGCGGGTTGACTCCAGTCGATCAATGACTCTTCCCTTCCGATTTTACCGGTGACGGTAGCCAGTGCATGATCCTGCTGGAAACGCGGAGCATTCCCATGGGAGAGAAGTTCCAGAGCCTCGGACAGGGCAAGCGGGGCCAAATTGGCAAGTTTTTCCGAAAGCGAACCGGCAGTCTCGCGTCTCGCGAGAGTAATGCTTTTTTCAAGAATGACATCGCCGGTGTCGAGTCCCTCGGCCATATGCATGATGGTGACGCCGCTTGTCCGGTCTCCCGAGGCAATGGCTGCCTGGATCGGGGAGGCTCCACGATGGCGCGGAAGCACCGAGGCATGGATATTCAGGCAGGCAAGGGAAGGCGCCTCGAGAAGCTCCTTGGGTAGGATCCGTCCGTAAGCCATCGTGACCATCACTTCCGGGGCAAGTTGCCGAACCCAGGAAATGGCCTCGGGAAGTCGTGGGGATTCCGGTTGGAGCATCGGAATTTTGGGAGCCAGTTTGAGTATCTCCTCCTTGATCGCGGGAGCCTTGAGTTCGCGGTGTCGCCCGGCCGGGCGGTCTGGCTGAGTCAGGACGCCTACCAAGGTGTGGTGAGCCATCAGATAGTTCAGGGTCGGAATCCCGATATCCCCAGTGCCGGCGAAAAGTACGCGCATTCGTATGGGGCAATCAGGCCTTTAGTACCCGAAGGAAGACGGGATTCCTGAGTTACGGCGGCCTTTCATCGCTGTCTTGGACACCTTAGACATTCTAAGATCTCCCGCACTTACCTCACGGCTGCCAAGTGATGCCGAGCACCCGGTGCAGAGATAGTCGTAGATCTCCTTGTCCGGTAGAACCAGCAAGAGCATTTCCCTCACCGGCATCGCCTTGGCGCATTTATTGCAATAGAGCGAGGAGGCCCGCAGGTTCTCGAACTGGCTCATGAACCTGTGATCTGACTACCTATCGGGGAGTCAGAGTGGAACTCTCGGCAGATGTTTCCTCCAGGAGTCCTTCCAAAACCTTGTGGAGCACTTCCAGCGGCGTCATCGAGGCATCAATATCATGACGCTTCACCGACGAGTAGTGGCTCAGCATCGGCTTGGACTCGGAATCATAGGTGCCAAGACGGTTGCGGATGACCTCCTCGTTGGCGTCGTCAAGTCGGTTATCGCGCAGCGCACGCTTCTTGAGACGGGCAACCAGCTTATCCCGATCGGGACAGGAAAGATGAAAGACCCTGCGGACCTCGATATGAGTCTCCATGAGCACGGCTTGGGCGACATTACGCGGAATTCCGTCCAGGATGAGGTGATCGCGCTCAGGTTTGAACTTTCCGGATTCCACAGTCTTGCGGATCGACTCATGCCAGAGCCTGACGGTCATCTCATCGGGAACAAGCTCTCCCTTGCTGGAGTACTCAAGGAACTGGGCGCCTAGTTCACTAGTGGGATCGAGCGACCGGAAGACATCGCCGCAAGCGAAGTGGTAGAAGCCGGGTATCTTACCAAGGATCTTGCCTTGGGTTCCCTTGCCGCTTCCAGGAGCGCCAAAAATCAGGATAGTGCGGTAACGTGACATAATACTTATCAGAGCGATTCTAGGGCAGCGTTCATGGAAAATCAACGGCCCAATGCACGGAGAGCGCGTTGACAAAGAAATAAAGGGAGAGATGATATGCCACCTCCCTTGATCATCCCACGATAATGCCAGCCAACGACGAATATGTAATCGAGATCCTGAAGGATGTGGGTCTCATGACCCAGGCGCAGGGGGAGGATCTCGCAGGCAGAACGGGTGGACTCCACATGGTGGAGACACTCATCAAGGAGGGTACGGTGAGCGCAGAGGATGTTGCCCGGACACTCGCCTCCCAGAACGGCATGGATTTTGTCGACCTCTCCCTGGTGACCCCCAGCCCTGAACTGATCAATCTCCTGTCGCCGGAAACTGCACGGCGTTACAAGACGGTACCCGTTTATGAACATGATGGCTCGCTTGTGCTTGCGATAGCCGATCCGATGGATTTCGAGGCATTCGACAGCATCGGATTCCTGCTCAAGAGACCCGTGGAATTCGTCTGCGCCGTCCCGACACAGATCCAAGATAAGCTCGACCGCCTCTATCCCCAGGGTCTCGAGGAACTCGGCAAAGCAGCCATTACCGAAGAGGAGGAAGACTATACGGGCGACGATGATGCACCGATCATCCGCCTGGTCTCCAGCCTACTGATCGAAGCCCAGAACCATAGGGCAAGCGATATTCACATTGAGCCGATGGAGAAGCGCCTGAGAATCCGCTATCGTATCGATGGAAATCTTCAGGAGATGCAGAGCCCTCCAAAAAAGCTCCAGGGAGCGATCATCAGCCGCTTGAAGATCATGACTGCCTCCATGAACATCGCCGAAAAGCGCGTTCCCCAAGACGGACGTATCCAGATAAAGATGGGTGAAAAGACGATCGATCTGCGCGTCAGCAGCGTTCCCACCGTCCATGGGGAAAGTATTGTCATGCGTATCCTCGATAAGTCCTCGCTGATGCTTGGCCTACCCGAGCTCGGTTTCATGAGCGATGACCAGGCAACCTTTGAACGGTTGGTACAGATGCCGGACGGCATCATCCTGGTTACGGGTCCGACAGGGTCGGGAAAAACAACTACCCTCTACGGTTGCCTCAACTACATGAACCGACCTGACCGCAAGATCATCACGGTCGAGGAACCGGTCGAGTACCAGATGACCGGCATTAACCAAGTACAGGTTAACGCAGAGGTTGGGATGACCTTTGCGGCGGCGCTCCGATCCATGCTGCGCCAGGCACCCAACATTGTGATGCTAGGTGAGATTCGAGACAAGGAGACCGCCGAGATCGCAATCAACGCCTCACTGACTGGACATCTTGTGCTCTCCACCCTTCACACTAACGACGCCCCGGCAGCGGTTGCCCGTCTCGTGGACATCGGAGTGCAACCTTTCCTCGTTTCGAGTGCCGTGCGCGGCATCATAGCCCAGCGCCTTGTCAGGAAGCTGTGTGCGAATTGCAAGGTGCCCGGGGAAATGAGCGAGTACGAGGCAAGGGTTCTTAACCTCGATGCCTCACAGCTCTCCAAGGCAACACTCATGCGTGCCGTGGGATGCGAAAAATGCCGCGGCAAGGGCTTCCGCGGACGCATGGGAATCTTCGAAATCTTCGTGGCTGACGACGAAATCCGCCAGATGATCAACCGTAATGCTACCACCCTCCAACTCCGCCACAGAACCAGGGAAATGGGCATGAGAACCCTACGAGAGGATGGCATTCGCAAGGTTCTTGCCGGTCTCACCACTCCGGAAGAGGTCATTTCCAGCACCATGGGTGAAAGCCATTAGCATCCCATGAATCCTCATCAGGTCATCGACATTTTCAAGCGCGCCGGAGTCCTTAACGAGATCACCGGAGAGGAACTCTTGGTGGAGACCATGAATTCAGGTCGCCCCATCGAGGAGATCCTGGTCGAACAGAACTTCGTCACCGAGGAGTCCTTTGCCCAGACCATCGCTGCGGAGTTGGGAGTTGATGCCGTTGACCTCACCGGTTTTGAGCCACTCCCCGCCCTCCTTCATCTGCTGCCGGCGGGCATGGCCCGACTTCACGAGGTGATGCCCATAACGGCCTCCGGTAATGTGATGACCGTCGCCCTGGGAAATCCCCTAGACTCCCAGGCCCTCGAGGATCTCCGCTTCACACTGAACCGAGAGATCGTCCAAGTCGTCGCCCCCTGCAATCAGGTCAGGAACCTCATCGTGACACATTATGGTTCCGAGGAGACCTCCATGGAGGATGTCCTCCAGCAACTCACAGCCACGGATGTTACGGAGATTGAAACCGGAGAGGATGAATTCAATGCCGCTGCAGCGGCGGCCGAGGCTAACGCCACTCCGATCATCCGCTATGTCGACCTGATCCTTGATCGTGCCGTTCAAGCACAAGCTAGTGACATACATTTCGAGCCCTTCGAGAAAGAGTTCAAGATCCGCTACCGTGTTGACGGAGCCCTCTACGAGATGGAGCCACCGCCACGCCATCTGGCGATCCCCGTCACTTCGCGTCTCAAGGTCATGGCCAACCTCAACATCGCGGAACGGCGCGTTCCCCAGGATGGTCGTATCCAGCGTCAGATCGGCGACAAGACGGTCGACCTGCGTGTTTCCTGCCTCCCGACGCAGTTCGGCGAAAGCGTCGTGCTACGCGTGCTCGACAGGAGCGCCGTAAAGCTCGATCTGGAGACCCTCCAGATGCCGCAAGATATCTACGAGTACATCATCGAAGTCATCGAGAAGCCGAACGGCATCTTCATCGTCTGCGGCCCCACAGGATCAGGAAAGACCACCACCCTCTACGCCTGCCTGAACAAGATCAACACCATCGATTCGAAGCTGCTCACCGCTGAGGATCCGGTGGAGTACGAGATCGACGGAATCCTTCAGGTGCCGATCAACGAGGCGGCAGGACTCTCCTTCGCTAGGGTGCTCAGGGCCTTCCTCCGTCAGGATCCCGACCGCATCATGATCGGGGAAACGCGTGATCTGGAAACGGCCCAGATCGCAATCCAGGCATCGCTCACCGGACATCTGGTCTTCACCACCCTGCATGCCAATGATTCCACCGGTGTTGTCTCCCGTCTCATCGATATGGGGGTCGAGCCATTCATGCTTTCCGCATCGCTTGAGGCAGTGCTGGCCCAGCGTCTGGTGCGCCGCATCTGTAACCGCTGCAAAACAGCCTATGAGCCGGACGAGGCACTTCTCTCCCAACTCGGACTCTCTCCCTACGACATTGGCGACAAGACCTTCTACTTCGGCAAAGGATGCTCCGAATGCAACCAAACGGGGTACAAGGGAAGGAAGGGTCTCTATGAACTCCTCAAGGTCACAGATCCTATCCGTGCGATGATCAACGAAAAGGCCCCGGGCGTCGTCATCAGGCAGAAGGCCATGGAACTCGGCATGGCGACACTTCGAGCAGACGGGCTTCGGTGCATCTTTGATGGCATCACAACGATCGAAGAAGTCCTGAAGTACACCTGATTCTTGATAAACCCCGCGACCCTATGAAGGGGAAACCGCTCTAACACCTCGGAACAAACCTCGGACTATCGAGGGATACCGGCGGCAGCTGAAGGAGTCTCGACAGATCCAGCCTTAGCACCGGGAATGTTTTGGGCCGGGACACCCAGCACAGGCAGGGAAACCGGCGGTGCTGGAGTCGGTGTCGGGCGTGAGCCAGAAACCGGCGGAATCCAGAGGCTCTGGGCAATCAGTCCCTTATTGATCGGAGCAATGATGCTGTAGCTTCCCTTGCCGTCAGGGAGCATCGGCGTTCCCCATCGGTCACGGCAGACCACCTCCCTGGCGGGGATCTTCTCACCCGCAAGGGTATGGTTGATCATGTCGGGCGAGGGAGGCAGTTCCAGAGTTCCCAGAAAGGAGGATCCGCCAGCGATGAGAAGTTTGGGGAGGAGCAGCAGGAAAGTCATGAGGTAAATACCTTTCAAATTAATGCTAACAACCTACGCACGGAAGACAAGTCCTGCTCGAAAGCACTGCCCACAGCACTCCTTTCTAGAATTGCTCTAGTTTCCGCCGGGATAGTTCCAGAAAGCTTGGAGTTCCTTCCAGCAGCTCGAAATAATCCGTGTGGGCAATGGACGTAAATCGGCAACTGACGGAGCTGGGTCGGGCTTCGGTGCTTTCTGTGGAGCATTCTTCATTACCTCCTCACTCAGGGAGGAGGTAAGATTGACTGCACGGGCAAGCTCACCAGATGTCAGCACGGGGGCTTCGCCCTTGAGCGAAACACGGAGTATCAGCGGAGCCGTCCTTGTGTATGTGGACGCCGATGCATCCGTCACGGTGATCGGAGGAATCTCAAAGTCCCCGGTTTC from Verrucomicrobiota bacterium includes:
- the frr gene encoding ribosome recycling factor, with translation MSAEEVLFEAEAGMEKAGEFMMHEFNAIRTGKASPALVENIDVTAYGSSMKLKQLALITSPEPRLLVIQPFDAGTVQDIERALQESKIGINPAVDGKLIRLRIPELSEERRKDLVKTINKIAEETRVRVRACRREAMEGAKKLQKEGVITEDDLERSEKEIQKLTDKQVESIDKHVSHKEAELMTV
- a CDS encoding BatD family protein: MKHIPTSCLGTLLLVAVLLFIPRSLKASSHPLTPRLSAVATLSCRGVKPGARVELVVTVRNALHPVIASVERPSSFRMRTLRKPRLLKTEEGDVWLFRYQIIPTETGDFEIPPITVTDASASTYTRTAPLILRVSLKGEAPVLTSGELARAVNLTSSLSEEVMKNAPQKAPKPDPAPSVADLRPLPTRIISSCWKELQAFWNYPGGN
- a CDS encoding peroxiredoxin family protein, with product MKSAARFRSIVLFLITSLILEANGIKLLAKDSLVVNAAPGFTGGASAGRKITLASLKGKPVVLLIASSPKDRAFRSQMKELKGRYERLASQGMLFFAAFTSEGGRIPSNIPFILVDDPAAVASVYDVTKGFAVIVIGRDGNLDCLSTKTLPGQRILDLSMNNAEVQMQLRR
- a CDS encoding nucleoside monophosphate kinase, with the translated sequence MSRYRTILIFGAPGSGKGTQGKILGKIPGFYHFACGDVFRSLDPTSELGAQFLEYSSKGELVPDEMTVRLWHESIRKTVESGKFKPERDHLILDGIPRNVAQAVLMETHIEVRRVFHLSCPDRDKLVARLKKRALRDNRLDDANEEVIRNRLGTYDSESKPMLSHYSSVKRHDIDASMTPLEVLHKVLEGLLEETSAESSTLTPR
- the fmt gene encoding methionyl-tRNA formyltransferase, which codes for MRVLFAGTGDIGIPTLNYLMAHHTLVGVLTQPDRPAGRHRELKAPAIKEEILKLAPKIPMLQPESPRLPEAISWVRQLAPEVMVTMAYGRILPKELLEAPSLACLNIHASVLPRHRGASPIQAAIASGDRTSGVTIMHMAEGLDTGDVILEKSITLARRETAGSLSEKLANLAPLALSEALELLSHGNAPRFQQDHALATVTGKIGREESLIDWSQPAVGLEQKIRSLQPRPAAVATLHAATGEVISLKIHSAILARKASGKPGSILRVDERGVLVACGEGGLLLRMIQPEGKARMHSAAFARGRALKTGP
- the pyrH gene encoding UMP kinase; its protein translation is MSDTLSSSPKYSRIVLKISGEALKEKGSSDSVSPQIVQKVAASIAEVSKMGVEVAVVVGGGNIWRGLAASHRGMNRATADYMGMLATVINGMALMSALEDLGHSTRVQTAIQMNNVAEPFIVRRAIRHLENGHIVIFVAGTGNPFFSTDTTAALRANEIGADIILKATKVDGIYDSDPMKNPEAKRFDTLTYSEALSRRLEVMDSTAFSLCMDNAMPIIVFDMSDPANILRAVRGEAIGTLVSDTTPAL
- a CDS encoding GspE/PulE family protein, which produces MNPHQVIDIFKRAGVLNEITGEELLVETMNSGRPIEEILVEQNFVTEESFAQTIAAELGVDAVDLTGFEPLPALLHLLPAGMARLHEVMPITASGNVMTVALGNPLDSQALEDLRFTLNREIVQVVAPCNQVRNLIVTHYGSEETSMEDVLQQLTATDVTEIETGEDEFNAAAAAAEANATPIIRYVDLILDRAVQAQASDIHFEPFEKEFKIRYRVDGALYEMEPPPRHLAIPVTSRLKVMANLNIAERRVPQDGRIQRQIGDKTVDLRVSCLPTQFGESVVLRVLDRSAVKLDLETLQMPQDIYEYIIEVIEKPNGIFIVCGPTGSGKTTTLYACLNKINTIDSKLLTAEDPVEYEIDGILQVPINEAAGLSFARVLRAFLRQDPDRIMIGETRDLETAQIAIQASLTGHLVFTTLHANDSTGVVSRLIDMGVEPFMLSASLEAVLAQRLVRRICNRCKTAYEPDEALLSQLGLSPYDIGDKTFYFGKGCSECNQTGYKGRKGLYELLKVTDPIRAMINEKAPGVVIRQKAMELGMATLRADGLRCIFDGITTIEEVLKYT
- the tadA gene encoding Flp pilus assembly complex ATPase component TadA; translation: MPANDEYVIEILKDVGLMTQAQGEDLAGRTGGLHMVETLIKEGTVSAEDVARTLASQNGMDFVDLSLVTPSPELINLLSPETARRYKTVPVYEHDGSLVLAIADPMDFEAFDSIGFLLKRPVEFVCAVPTQIQDKLDRLYPQGLEELGKAAITEEEEDYTGDDDAPIIRLVSSLLIEAQNHRASDIHIEPMEKRLRIRYRIDGNLQEMQSPPKKLQGAIISRLKIMTASMNIAEKRVPQDGRIQIKMGEKTIDLRVSSVPTVHGESIVMRILDKSSLMLGLPELGFMSDDQATFERLVQMPDGIILVTGPTGSGKTTTLYGCLNYMNRPDRKIITVEEPVEYQMTGINQVQVNAEVGMTFAAALRSMLRQAPNIVMLGEIRDKETAEIAINASLTGHLVLSTLHTNDAPAAVARLVDIGVQPFLVSSAVRGIIAQRLVRKLCANCKVPGEMSEYEARVLNLDASQLSKATLMRAVGCEKCRGKGFRGRMGIFEIFVADDEIRQMINRNATTLQLRHRTREMGMRTLREDGIRKVLAGLTTPEEVISSTMGESH
- a CDS encoding lipid-binding SYLF domain-containing protein, whose translation is MKTLHLSFIAALAVVATLLLIPQAKAETASELRYQSEKALHRLYRNNPGARAISEKSIAVLIFPAVYKAGFIGGAQTGNGVLFKDGHVAGYFNTSAVSYGLQAGIQKFSYALFFMDEHSLHYLNKSGGFELGGAPSLVVADEGFTSSMSTTTMQKGIFAFFFGQKGLMAGLGIQGTKITQFTPSE